Proteins encoded together in one Terriglobus saanensis SP1PR4 window:
- a CDS encoding GntR family transcriptional regulator, with translation MHVEKVEADSLTEQAHRSIKRYILKGKLKHGDRVTEDFFAQELGISKAPVREALNALQNEGLLRIQPRKGAYLHHFTEKEVADLYDLREAIEVFAANTMVITPQLIEQLSESVERTCMLLKQNKKTKYIDEDIAFHKLIVEATGNRELQRVHANIQSKLWLCRCQTYQLTSPDTPAAHRELSDAIARKDREEAAEATRRHIRFVKLSLLERMRDPSRKSPLP, from the coding sequence ATGCATGTCGAGAAAGTCGAAGCGGACAGCCTTACAGAACAGGCTCATCGCTCCATCAAACGTTACATTCTCAAGGGGAAACTGAAGCACGGAGATCGAGTGACTGAGGACTTTTTCGCCCAGGAACTCGGCATCAGCAAGGCCCCCGTGCGCGAAGCCCTGAACGCCCTGCAAAACGAGGGGCTGCTTCGCATCCAGCCGCGTAAAGGCGCCTATCTGCATCACTTCACGGAGAAGGAGGTCGCGGACCTCTATGATCTTCGTGAAGCGATTGAGGTGTTTGCCGCCAACACCATGGTGATCACTCCGCAATTGATCGAGCAGCTCTCAGAGAGCGTCGAACGGACCTGCATGCTTCTCAAACAGAACAAAAAGACAAAGTACATCGACGAAGATATTGCATTTCACAAACTGATCGTGGAAGCGACCGGAAACCGCGAGTTGCAGCGAGTCCATGCGAATATTCAGAGCAAGCTCTGGCTCTGCCGCTGCCAGACCTATCAACTGACGTCGCCCGACACCCCCGCCGCTCATCGGGAGCTCTCCGACGCGATTGCCAGAAAAGACCGCGAGGAAGCAGCGGAGGCAACGCGCCGTCATATCCGGTTCGTCAAACTGTCGCTGCTGGAGCGGATGAGAGATCCGTCCAGAAAGTCGCCTCTTCCGTAG
- a CDS encoding ABC transporter ATP-binding protein, protein MPPSISPIVELKSVRKVYDTKVAVDNVSLRIEPGTMFGLLGPNGSGKTSSIRMMIGITVPDAGTVSLFGQPFSRDHLQRVGYLPEERGLYRKMKVIDQLVFMGQLHGLSEQVATKRAHAWCERLQITEAIPKKAEELSKGMQQKIQFITALIHEPELIIMDEPFSGLDPVNAGLLEDTLLELRKEGKAILFSTHRIDQVEKLCDEITLIHRGFVVLSGGVREIKSRYPRNRVRITFEGDDSFLQHPSIAEQKNYAGQSEIILHGEDAQPLLVYAVNHGTRIQRFEVMEPTIEDIFISTVGGKVDA, encoded by the coding sequence ATGCCTCCCTCTATATCCCCGATTGTTGAACTCAAAAGCGTCCGCAAGGTGTATGACACCAAGGTCGCAGTCGACAACGTCAGCCTCCGCATCGAACCCGGCACCATGTTCGGCCTGCTCGGCCCCAACGGGTCAGGGAAGACCTCTTCCATTCGCATGATGATCGGCATCACGGTGCCCGATGCAGGGACGGTAAGCCTCTTCGGCCAGCCCTTCTCCCGCGACCATCTCCAGCGGGTCGGGTATCTCCCGGAAGAGCGCGGCCTCTATCGCAAAATGAAGGTCATCGACCAGCTTGTCTTCATGGGCCAGCTCCACGGCCTCTCGGAACAGGTCGCCACAAAGCGGGCACACGCTTGGTGCGAACGCCTGCAGATCACCGAGGCCATCCCTAAGAAGGCCGAAGAGCTATCCAAGGGCATGCAACAGAAGATCCAGTTCATCACCGCGCTCATACACGAGCCGGAACTGATTATCATGGACGAGCCCTTTAGCGGCCTGGATCCAGTCAACGCTGGCCTGCTCGAAGACACGCTCCTGGAGCTTCGCAAAGAGGGAAAGGCGATCCTCTTCTCCACCCACCGCATCGATCAGGTGGAAAAACTCTGCGACGAAATCACCCTCATCCATCGTGGCTTCGTCGTCCTCAGCGGTGGCGTCCGCGAGATCAAAAGCCGCTACCCACGCAATCGCGTCCGCATCACCTTTGAAGGAGACGATAGCTTCCTTCAGCATCCCTCCATCGCCGAGCAGAAAAACTACGCCGGACAGTCTGAGATCATCCTGCACGGAGAAGACGCGCAGCCCCTCCTGGTCTACGCGGTAAACCATGGGACACGCATCCAGCGCTTCGAAGTCATGGAACCCACCATCGAAGATATCTTCATCTCTACCGTAGGAGGCAAAGTCGATGCGTAA
- a CDS encoding ABC transporter permease, with product MRNLLLIAKREYLERVRTRAFAIATVLIPLVMVGAILLSTRGTKSAGHIAIVSSDSALALDLQEELEKSDSSEMLVDVEQPTPGWQQRLNTAVGKKDIDGYLLIDSSTPDPVITYSSGSKGDISTKSTLNNALRRVLARERLLHRGMRRNDIDALLKTPVLQTATVSNGHVSSSNTTTGFYAAYALFFLMYFVVMMHGINVASSVVEEKSSRVFEVMLATVKPSDMMGGKLLGVGAVGLTQVGIWVLCIAALLFTPALALMGAGDFKLQLSGFQLVAFVVFFILGFMLYSSIAAAVGALVSSEQELRQFNMVIALPMAVNTFVLAPVILAPNSLLSTILSFIPTSTPLLMFLRLSIADVPLWQVGLSIVTLSLSICAVVWFAARIYRVGILMYGKRPTLPEILRWVRYS from the coding sequence ATGCGTAACCTGCTCCTCATCGCGAAACGCGAATATCTGGAACGCGTCCGTACCAGGGCCTTCGCCATTGCCACCGTCCTCATCCCTCTCGTGATGGTAGGGGCCATTCTTCTCTCTACGCGCGGAACGAAGTCCGCCGGTCACATCGCCATCGTCTCCTCCGACTCGGCTCTAGCGCTCGACCTGCAGGAAGAGCTGGAAAAGAGCGATAGCTCCGAGATGCTGGTCGATGTGGAACAGCCGACACCCGGTTGGCAGCAGCGACTGAACACCGCCGTCGGGAAGAAGGACATCGACGGCTATCTGCTCATCGATTCCTCTACGCCCGATCCGGTCATTACTTACTCCTCGGGATCCAAGGGAGACATCAGCACCAAGTCAACACTCAACAACGCTCTCCGTCGCGTCCTCGCGCGCGAGCGCCTGCTGCACCGCGGCATGAGGCGGAACGACATTGACGCCCTCCTCAAAACGCCGGTTCTGCAAACGGCCACCGTCAGCAATGGACACGTCTCCAGTTCGAATACCACCACCGGCTTCTACGCCGCCTATGCGCTCTTCTTCCTTATGTACTTCGTCGTCATGATGCACGGCATCAACGTCGCCAGTTCGGTCGTGGAAGAGAAAAGCTCACGTGTCTTTGAAGTGATGCTCGCCACCGTAAAACCCTCCGATATGATGGGCGGTAAGCTCCTCGGTGTGGGTGCGGTAGGCCTCACGCAGGTCGGTATTTGGGTGCTTTGCATCGCGGCCCTGCTCTTCACCCCAGCACTCGCGCTCATGGGCGCAGGAGACTTCAAGCTCCAACTATCCGGCTTTCAGCTTGTAGCCTTTGTGGTCTTCTTCATCCTCGGCTTTATGCTCTATTCGTCCATCGCTGCGGCGGTGGGGGCCCTCGTAAGTTCGGAACAGGAGCTGCGGCAGTTCAACATGGTCATCGCCCTCCCCATGGCGGTCAATACCTTTGTTCTGGCTCCCGTCATCCTGGCGCCGAACTCGCTTCTCTCCACCATCCTCTCCTTTATTCCCACCTCTACGCCTCTGCTGATGTTCCTTCGCCTGTCGATCGCCGATGTACCGCTCTGGCAGGTAGGCCTTTCCATCGTGACGCTCAGCCTCTCCATCTGCGCGGTCGTCTGGTTCGCCGCCCGCATCTACCGTGTCGGCATCCTGATGTACGGCAAACGGCCCACACTGCCGGAGATCCTTCGCTGGGTCAGGTACAGCTAG